The window CCTGTTTCCCAAATGTGTTCATGGTCAGCAAGACTGTGGATGTGGTCTACGCTGGATGGACACGTGTACAGGCTGATCTTAACTGCATGGCTGATCTCTATAACACCAGTACAACATGGAAATACTTCATCAACCTCTGTGGTCAGGATTTCCCTCTAAAAACTAACTTGGAAATTGTGCAAGCTTTGCGTTCACTGAAAGGAGGTAACAGTTTGGAGTCTGAAGAAATGCCTcaaggaaagaagaagagggtGATGAATGTTTACCAAGTAGTTGATGGACAAATCCAGGTACTTCTTTTGGATATTTTTTATAATGTATGATGTAGCTATTATCAATTCTCTTTGCTATTCTAAAAACCTTCAACTCAGACTGACTCCCCATCATGTTAACTTTTCAATTGTCCCAGCCAATAGGAAAAACAAAGGATCCAGCTCCCTTCAATCTCCCTATACTATCAGGAAATGCCTACATTGTGGTCAACCGAGGTTACATTCGCAGTGTGTTGGAAGACAAGCGAATACAGGCCCTCATTGAGTGGGCCAAAGACACCTACAGTCCTGATGAGTTTCTGTGGGCAACAATACAACGAATGCCTGGTGTTCCTGGTTCAACATGGCCCAACTCTAAATTTGACATGACAGACATTAATGCAATTGCACGGATCGTGAAGTGGCAGTGGCACGAGGGGTCAGAGGGTTCTCTGCAAGCAGCATACCCAGAATGTAAAGGCCATCATGTCAGATCAATATGTGTGTATGGTGCTGGAGACCTGCAGTGGTTGATTGAACAGCATCACCTTTTTGCCAATAAGTTTGATACAGACAGAGATCCCATTGCTATCTACTGCTTGGAGAAATATCTGAGACACAAGGCACTGACTGAGTTAGTTTAGGTGAAGTGTTAATTATCTATTATAAATGACAATTCTATTAGATACTAAAACTATAAACACATTCTTGGATAGCATTGGA is drawn from Maylandia zebra isolate NMK-2024a linkage group LG12, Mzebra_GT3a, whole genome shotgun sequence and contains these coding sequences:
- the LOC101481222 gene encoding beta-1,3-galactosyl-O-glycosyl-glycoprotein beta-1,6-N-acetylglucosaminyltransferase-like — its product is MVVHHKVQNFERLLRAIYAPQNIYCVHVDKKAPASVFIAINAITSCFPNVFMVSKTVDVVYAGWTRVQADLNCMADLYNTSTTWKYFINLCGQDFPLKTNLEIVQALRSLKGGNSLESEEMPQGKKKRVMNVYQVVDGQIQPIGKTKDPAPFNLPILSGNAYIVVNRGYIRSVLEDKRIQALIEWAKDTYSPDEFLWATIQRMPGVPGSTWPNSKFDMTDINAIARIVKWQWHEGSEGSLQAAYPECKGHHVRSICVYGAGDLQWLIEQHHLFANKFDTDRDPIAIYCLEKYLRHKALTELV